The Halobellus sp. MBLA0158 genome has a window encoding:
- a CDS encoding uracil-DNA glycosylase produces MTQDGGGDADGGDATVRTDGPDVAACERCPDLVASRSRIVNGVGPDDAELVFLGEAPGANEDAEGEPFVGRSGSVLDEALRDAGLARADVRITNCVRCRPPENRDPRSGELANCRGHLERELDAVDPELLVTLGKVPSEHLLDRSVAVTNEAGDVVDARVGDRSYRTVISVHPAATLYDGSQRETFFETIARAADIAGVGEGGGGQSSLGEF; encoded by the coding sequence ATGACCCAGGATGGAGGCGGCGACGCCGACGGCGGGGACGCGACCGTGCGGACCGACGGGCCCGACGTCGCGGCCTGCGAGCGGTGTCCCGACCTGGTCGCGTCGCGCTCGCGGATCGTCAACGGGGTCGGCCCCGACGACGCCGAGCTGGTGTTCCTCGGCGAGGCGCCCGGCGCCAACGAGGACGCGGAGGGCGAGCCGTTCGTGGGACGCTCCGGGAGCGTCCTCGACGAGGCCCTCCGAGACGCCGGGCTCGCCCGCGCCGACGTCCGGATCACGAACTGCGTGCGCTGTCGCCCGCCGGAGAACCGCGATCCCAGGAGCGGCGAGCTCGCGAACTGCCGCGGTCACCTCGAACGCGAACTCGACGCCGTCGATCCGGAACTGCTCGTGACGCTCGGGAAGGTGCCCTCAGAGCACCTGCTGGACCGGTCGGTGGCCGTCACGAACGAGGCGGGCGACGTCGTCGACGCTCGGGTCGGCGACCGGAGCTACCGGACCGTGATCTCCGTCCACCCGGCGGCGACCCTCTACGACGGGAGTCAGCGCGAGACGTTCTTCGAGACGATCGCCCGCGCCGCCGACATCGCCGGCGTCGGAGAGGGCGGCGGCGGGCAGTCGAGCCTCGGAGAGTTCTAG
- a CDS encoding winged helix-turn-helix domain-containing protein, with protein sequence MSRQPPDHVGLDDEALKAVANETRLRIIASLGAVVRDGRYGTRRFSELMEQIGLSDSGQTTYHLDKLREQGYVERTEEGYRLTLRGLRIYQFVRSGVLSGSPAVGPFELDLDHEECGKPLSIRYEDHRVYGECEHCDVVIEGSPLRPSAFDPERPESLREGMRKQMWSENFALTQGYCLYCGGSVDTGFDYPYRGSDVDDATESEPVIRFNCTVCHWFLTTGVEYAGYLHPAVVSFCHRRGIDLREHLMLKVPIEVQRPRIRSEDPWRVTVTYAYEGDSITLTFDDDLTVHEIEREASPIESDASP encoded by the coding sequence GTGAGCCGACAACCGCCGGACCACGTCGGACTCGACGACGAAGCGCTCAAGGCGGTCGCCAACGAGACCCGGCTCCGGATCATCGCGAGCCTCGGGGCGGTCGTCCGAGACGGGCGGTACGGCACCCGACGGTTCTCCGAACTGATGGAGCAGATCGGCCTGTCCGACAGCGGACAGACCACCTATCACCTCGACAAGCTCCGCGAACAGGGGTACGTCGAGCGGACCGAGGAGGGCTACCGGCTGACACTCCGGGGCCTCCGGATCTACCAGTTCGTCCGATCGGGCGTTCTCAGCGGGAGCCCGGCGGTCGGCCCGTTCGAGTTGGACCTCGACCACGAGGAGTGCGGGAAGCCGCTGTCGATCCGGTACGAGGACCACCGCGTGTACGGCGAGTGCGAACACTGCGACGTCGTGATCGAGGGCTCGCCCCTCCGACCGAGCGCGTTCGATCCCGAGCGGCCGGAGTCGCTCCGGGAGGGGATGCGGAAGCAGATGTGGTCGGAGAACTTCGCGCTGACTCAGGGGTACTGTCTGTACTGCGGGGGATCGGTGGACACCGGATTCGACTACCCGTACCGAGGCTCGGACGTCGACGACGCCACCGAGTCGGAGCCGGTGATCCGCTTCAACTGTACCGTCTGTCACTGGTTTCTCACGACGGGCGTCGAGTACGCCGGCTATCTACACCCGGCGGTGGTGTCGTTCTGTCACCGACGGGGCATCGACCTCCGAGAGCACCTGATGCTGAAAGTCCCGATCGAGGTCCAGCGCCCACGGATCCGTTCGGAGGATCCCTGGCGCGTGACCGTCACCTACGCGTACGAGGGCGATTCGATCACGCTCACCTTCGACGACGATCTGACGGTCCACGAGATCGAACGGGAAGCGAGCCCCATAGAGTCCGACGCCTCGCCGTAG
- a CDS encoding universal stress protein, whose product MRILLGLGAGDDSLQALERTAERAVEAGDDLTVAIIDDDGERSVDDIEADVQQALDERGLTAEIRYLDADAGSELVDIAESEGFDRIVIGGGTTSPMGKIQLGSTAEFVLLNSHVSVTLVR is encoded by the coding sequence ATGAGAATTCTGCTGGGACTCGGCGCCGGCGACGACTCCCTCCAGGCGCTAGAGCGGACTGCCGAGCGCGCGGTCGAGGCGGGCGACGATCTGACGGTTGCGATCATCGACGACGACGGCGAGCGGTCGGTCGACGACATCGAAGCCGACGTACAGCAGGCCCTCGACGAGCGGGGCCTCACCGCGGAGATCAGGTACCTGGACGCCGACGCCGGGAGCGAACTGGTCGACATCGCCGAATCGGAGGGCTTCGACCGGATCGTCATCGGCGGCGGCACGACCAGTCCGATGGGGAAGATCCAACTGGGCAGTACGGCCGAGTTCGTCCTCCTGAACTCCCACGTCAGCGTGACGCTCGTCCGATGA
- a CDS encoding DUF5786 family protein codes for MGFGSYDESEQENQDFDTDLEDDDGVATSQADHRGDVEFEIGASNDELLDRLKDIKEE; via the coding sequence ATGGGATTTGGGAGCTACGACGAGTCCGAACAAGAGAACCAGGACTTCGATACCGATCTCGAAGACGACGACGGCGTCGCTACCTCCCAGGCGGACCACCGGGGAGACGTAGAGTTCGAAATCGGGGCATCGAACGACGAACTCCTGGATCGGCTCAAAGACATCAAAGAGGAGTGA
- a CDS encoding PhnE/PtxC family ABC transporter permease: protein MSSESAGSAGSDVREKLRSLDRLRRLRYLLWLAILGAVVGVTYWGFGFIGFQAGVVAGRFPAMYDFIAQGFFPPDFQNFTIYTKDNDITGLQAIPASFRNWGAPIFQSFGSPRLSLVKASLVTLLLGFMGTVLAFPGALILGVLGSERVTPFPFNFIFRGTLSAIRAIPAIVWIFLYIPIGPPSQITAVLAIGTDSIGNLGRLFTDDLEEIDEGPIEAIRSTGASGTQTVSFGMLSQVSRSFIAWTLYILEINTRIAISLGVVGAGGLGLMIRNSQDLFQFRQTAAGLIMVFIVVLGIELISSRIRARLRPGEHSGKGLVEAVRDLFDPKKWLGVGKPRD from the coding sequence GTGAGCTCCGAATCCGCCGGCTCCGCCGGCTCCGACGTCCGGGAGAAGCTCCGCTCGCTGGACCGGCTGCGGCGCCTCCGCTATCTGCTGTGGCTGGCGATCCTCGGCGCCGTCGTCGGCGTGACCTACTGGGGATTCGGCTTCATCGGCTTCCAGGCCGGCGTGGTCGCCGGGCGGTTCCCCGCGATGTACGACTTCATCGCGCAGGGCTTCTTCCCGCCCGATTTCCAGAACTTCACCATCTACACGAAGGACAACGACATCACCGGGCTCCAGGCGATCCCGGCGAGCTTCCGGAACTGGGGCGCGCCGATCTTCCAGAGCTTCGGCTCGCCGCGGCTGTCGCTCGTGAAGGCCAGCCTGGTGACGCTGCTGCTCGGCTTTATGGGCACCGTGCTCGCGTTCCCCGGGGCGCTGATCCTCGGCGTCCTGGGGAGCGAACGCGTCACGCCGTTTCCCTTCAACTTCATCTTCCGCGGCACGCTGAGCGCGATCCGCGCGATCCCCGCGATCGTCTGGATCTTCCTCTACATCCCGATCGGCCCGCCGAGCCAGATCACCGCGGTGCTGGCGATCGGCACCGACAGCATCGGGAACCTCGGCCGCCTGTTCACCGACGACCTCGAAGAGATCGACGAGGGGCCGATCGAGGCCATCCGATCGACCGGCGCGTCGGGCACACAGACGGTGAGCTTCGGGATGCTGAGTCAGGTGTCGCGCTCGTTCATCGCCTGGACGCTGTACATCCTGGAGATCAACACCCGGATCGCCATCTCGCTCGGCGTCGTCGGCGCCGGCGGCCTCGGGCTGATGATCCGGAACAGCCAGGACCTCTTCCAGTTCAGACAGACCGCCGCGGGCCTGATCATGGTGTTCATCGTCGTCCTCGGGATCGAGCTGATCTCCTCGCGGATCCGGGCTCGGCTCCGCCCCGGCGAACACTCCGGCAAGGGCCTCGTCGAGGCCGTACGCGACCTCTTCGACCCGAAGAAGTGGCTCGGCGTCGGAAAGCCCCGCGACTAG
- a CDS encoding DUF5807 family protein gives MSKLEAFLAGERHDDVALFLTESYLDSQHKLPKMGETVENGYVLVVPGDDGRRAFSAGTGMDAMEFARGAMERRGHISRSLDGGECPAREDGDAGDEADADGADAHEVEFIFAFSEAQNEEVGGLYERGDVVHAYAHCACGASYSDKWVVGAEGETGVQPGESEPAEAE, from the coding sequence ATGAGCAAACTCGAGGCGTTCCTCGCGGGCGAGCGCCACGACGACGTCGCGCTGTTCCTCACGGAGTCGTACCTCGACAGCCAGCACAAGCTCCCGAAGATGGGCGAGACCGTCGAGAACGGCTACGTGCTCGTGGTCCCGGGCGACGACGGCCGGCGGGCGTTCTCCGCGGGCACCGGGATGGACGCGATGGAGTTCGCCCGCGGCGCGATGGAACGGCGGGGCCACATCTCCCGATCGCTGGACGGCGGCGAGTGTCCGGCGCGGGAGGACGGCGACGCCGGAGACGAGGCCGACGCTGACGGGGCGGACGCTCACGAGGTGGAGTTCATCTTCGCCTTCTCGGAGGCGCAAAACGAGGAGGTCGGCGGCCTCTACGAGCGCGGCGACGTGGTCCACGCGTATGCACACTGCGCCTGCGGCGCGAGCTACTCGGACAAGTGGGTCGTCGGCGCGGAGGGAGAGACGGGCGTCCAGCCCGGCGAGTCCGAGCCGGCCGAAGCGGAGTAA
- a CDS encoding universal stress protein yields MTDRRPLSVDLVLVPVDASDESTEAVTYATAIADEYDAGVHVVHVLGEDVVKAIEEGRVDDEAVAADGEAIMESAESIAAEQGVELSTSVAYGFSTKMKLRHPGSVVLDTAEELSADFLVVPREPLSGDPGEVLAKAAEYVLLYASQPVLSV; encoded by the coding sequence ATGACTGACCGCCGGCCGCTGTCCGTCGACCTCGTGCTCGTCCCGGTGGACGCGAGCGACGAGTCGACGGAGGCGGTAACGTACGCGACCGCGATCGCCGACGAGTACGACGCGGGCGTCCACGTCGTCCACGTGCTCGGCGAGGACGTCGTCAAGGCCATCGAGGAGGGACGCGTCGACGACGAGGCGGTCGCCGCCGACGGCGAGGCGATAATGGAGTCCGCCGAGTCGATCGCCGCCGAGCAGGGCGTCGAGCTCTCGACTTCGGTCGCCTACGGCTTCTCGACGAAGATGAAGCTCCGTCATCCGGGAAGCGTCGTCCTCGACACCGCAGAGGAGCTGTCGGCGGACTTCCTCGTCGTCCCGCGCGAGCCGCTGTCGGGCGATCCCGGCGAGGTGCTCGCGAAGGCCGCCGAGTACGTGCTCCTGTATGCGAGCCAGCCCGTGCTGTCGGTCTGA
- a CDS encoding DUF7563 family protein, with amino-acid sequence MPTCENCGSFVTAEYVRVFAPNGMENPRVCPNCEDKVRDGADVREARATRH; translated from the coding sequence ATGCCGACATGCGAGAACTGCGGCTCGTTCGTCACCGCGGAGTACGTCCGGGTGTTCGCCCCGAACGGGATGGAGAACCCGCGCGTCTGCCCCAACTGCGAGGACAAGGTCCGCGACGGGGCCGACGTCCGAGAGGCCCGAGCGACGCGACACTGA
- a CDS encoding DHH family phosphoesterase — MEDELIDSASLSLPRKSQLPGTGFFYPDSLDEDRTEERIAEAVDGAEAVVVADTDADGLGCVALVREMYDATLEWATFEESVTDRVERWERDEPLDDESDEDEEETDEAAARSTVALVGAGPYSLDEALEHVAEYAAAGIDLYVCDICPDEYAWIEDELAAVSDLAASVAWYDHHQWDDETAEKVRETGADLVVGASDEECSTDVTLRELDYDFDERWTELAAVTRDHDLWLKEDPRSDDLADYAYWTDPEEYVTVVGVFGVDLPEVVEEYIELRRVEKQQLIEAAVARAELKSVGPWTIGVTYGRCSQNEVAEALREEGADGAVIVKPAGSASIRGSEGFERAHEVARKVNGGGHPRAAGCKPEIYDDMLDYAHHWTTQGATAKRVILRAFEEVAADVESEAEEESEADVESDESSAE; from the coding sequence ATGGAAGACGAACTCATCGACAGCGCGAGCCTCTCGCTCCCGCGGAAGTCACAGCTTCCGGGGACGGGCTTCTTCTACCCGGACTCCCTGGACGAAGACCGGACCGAAGAGCGGATCGCCGAGGCGGTCGACGGCGCGGAGGCGGTCGTCGTCGCCGACACCGACGCCGACGGGCTGGGCTGTGTCGCGCTCGTTCGGGAGATGTACGACGCCACCCTGGAGTGGGCGACGTTCGAGGAGTCGGTGACAGACCGCGTCGAGCGCTGGGAGCGCGACGAGCCCCTCGACGATGAGAGCGACGAAGACGAGGAGGAGACGGACGAGGCGGCCGCGCGCTCGACGGTCGCGCTCGTCGGCGCGGGGCCATATTCGCTGGACGAGGCGCTCGAACACGTCGCCGAGTACGCGGCCGCGGGGATCGACCTCTACGTCTGCGACATCTGTCCCGACGAGTACGCGTGGATCGAAGACGAGCTCGCCGCCGTCTCCGACCTGGCGGCGTCGGTCGCCTGGTACGACCACCACCAGTGGGACGACGAAACGGCCGAAAAGGTCCGCGAGACCGGCGCCGACCTCGTCGTCGGCGCGTCCGACGAGGAGTGCTCGACCGACGTGACGCTCCGCGAACTCGACTACGACTTCGACGAGCGGTGGACCGAACTCGCGGCCGTCACCCGCGACCACGACCTCTGGCTGAAGGAAGACCCACGGAGCGACGACCTCGCGGATTACGCCTACTGGACAGACCCCGAGGAGTACGTCACCGTCGTCGGCGTCTTCGGCGTCGACCTCCCCGAGGTCGTCGAAGAGTACATCGAACTCCGGCGGGTCGAAAAACAGCAGCTGATCGAGGCCGCCGTCGCCCGCGCGGAACTGAAGTCGGTCGGCCCCTGGACGATCGGCGTCACCTACGGCCGGTGCTCGCAGAACGAGGTCGCCGAGGCGCTGCGCGAGGAGGGCGCCGACGGGGCCGTGATCGTCAAGCCCGCCGGGAGCGCGAGCATCCGCGGCTCCGAGGGGTTCGAGCGCGCCCACGAGGTCGCCCGGAAGGTCAACGGCGGCGGCCACCCGCGCGCCGCGGGCTGCAAGCCCGAGATCTACGACGATATGCTCGATTACGCCCACCACTGGACGACCCAGGGCGCGACCGCGAAGCGGGTGATCCTCCGGGCGTTCGAAGAAGTCGCGGCCGACGTCGAAAGCGAAGCCGAAGAAGAGAGCGAAGCCGACGTCGAAAGCGACGAGTCGTCCGCGGAATAA
- a CDS encoding DUF5806 family protein, which translates to MDDDAEAPTPDAPRADEDVDRPAEGSDAGGGETDRDGDGSSSARDRSNTDGPSDAGDSSEVGDVAAGDAAADTDADADDAAGTAPEDGTPADVRKYARFKKVDGAQYDRVNDFLRDRTYITAREWAIARLCADFRTETGVEMTKIGENLPELVPFMTDTYTPQAVNQARSSFEDKIRKSGATFLYGAMSGFFTAEELDEMMYEVTEIAKFLLEVEGVDLSVEEELEAEERISSVMREVREASADLRAEELTEDGDDA; encoded by the coding sequence ATGGACGACGACGCCGAGGCGCCGACGCCGGACGCGCCGCGGGCCGACGAGGACGTGGACCGCCCGGCCGAGGGGAGCGACGCCGGCGGCGGCGAGACCGACCGCGACGGCGACGGCTCGTCGAGTGCGCGCGATCGCTCCAACACCGACGGGCCCTCGGACGCCGGCGACTCCTCTGAGGTCGGCGACGTCGCCGCCGGCGATGCGGCGGCCGACACCGACGCCGATGCCGACGACGCGGCCGGCACAGCCCCCGAGGACGGGACGCCGGCCGACGTGCGGAAGTACGCCCGGTTCAAGAAGGTCGACGGCGCGCAGTACGACCGCGTCAACGACTTCCTCCGGGACCGCACGTACATCACCGCCCGCGAGTGGGCGATCGCCCGCCTGTGTGCGGACTTCCGGACCGAGACCGGCGTCGAGATGACCAAGATCGGCGAGAATCTCCCCGAACTGGTCCCCTTTATGACCGACACCTACACGCCGCAGGCGGTCAATCAGGCCCGCTCGTCGTTCGAGGACAAGATCCGAAAGTCGGGCGCGACGTTCCTCTACGGCGCGATGTCGGGCTTTTTCACCGCCGAGGAGCTCGACGAGATGATGTACGAGGTCACAGAGATCGCGAAATTCTTACTCGAGGTCGAAGGCGTCGACCTCTCCGTCGAGGAGGAACTGGAGGCCGAAGAGCGGATCTCGAGCGTGATGCGGGAAGTCCGGGAAGCGAGCGCCGACCTGCGGGCCGAAGAACTCACCGAAGACGGCGACGACGCGTAA
- a CDS encoding endonuclease dU, producing the protein MKPGTRALGIAESTDEASGRCVFCGAVVRADRTVDGVGFATATVGGLDATDAVCDVVDRTAREDVQYVLLSGVAPAWFNLVDLEAVVDAADRPVCAVSYEDSPGLETALREHFDGDARDARLGVYEGLPPRREMEVNGEMVFVRSLGLDGDDAERVVRGFTPAGGRPEPLRVARLAARGAREWRARDDREGDEDGEDRHG; encoded by the coding sequence GTGAAGCCGGGCACGCGAGCGCTCGGCATCGCGGAGTCGACCGACGAGGCCAGCGGCCGCTGTGTCTTCTGCGGCGCGGTCGTCCGCGCCGACCGGACGGTCGACGGCGTCGGGTTCGCGACGGCGACCGTCGGCGGTCTCGACGCCACCGACGCCGTCTGCGACGTCGTCGATCGAACGGCCCGCGAGGACGTCCAGTACGTGTTGCTCTCGGGCGTCGCGCCCGCGTGGTTCAACCTCGTCGACCTTGAGGCGGTCGTCGACGCCGCCGACCGGCCGGTCTGTGCCGTCTCCTACGAGGACAGCCCGGGGCTCGAGACCGCGCTCCGCGAGCACTTCGACGGCGACGCGCGCGACGCGCGGCTCGGCGTCTACGAGGGGTTGCCGCCGCGCCGGGAGATGGAGGTGAACGGCGAGATGGTGTTCGTGCGGAGCCTCGGGCTCGACGGTGACGACGCCGAGCGTGTCGTCCGCGGCTTCACGCCCGCGGGCGGTCGCCCCGAGCCTCTGCGGGTCGCGCGCCTCGCCGCCCGCGGGGCCCGGGAGTGGCGCGCCCGCGACGACCGCGAGGGAGACGAAGACGGCGAGGACCGTCACGGGTAA
- a CDS encoding universal stress protein produces the protein MFETIVIATDGSESVRRAVDVALDLADRFDAAVHCLYVIDEGDVASSPERLRDEMAEALEDRGTEAIAEVRESTDREVTGAIEEGHPPSVIDEYAREVDADVVAMGTRGRHGENRFLIGSVAERVVRTCPVPVLTVRQLATDESDEELIGTPEQAG, from the coding sequence ATGTTCGAGACCATCGTCATCGCGACCGACGGCTCCGAGAGCGTCAGGCGGGCCGTCGACGTGGCGCTGGACCTCGCCGACCGCTTCGACGCGGCGGTCCACTGCCTCTATGTCATCGACGAGGGCGACGTGGCCTCGTCGCCGGAGCGGCTCCGCGACGAGATGGCCGAGGCGCTCGAAGACCGGGGCACGGAAGCGATCGCGGAGGTCCGCGAGTCGACCGATCGCGAGGTGACCGGCGCGATCGAGGAGGGCCACCCGCCCTCCGTGATCGACGAGTACGCCCGCGAGGTCGACGCCGACGTCGTCGCGATGGGGACCCGCGGCCGACACGGCGAGAACCGATTCCTCATCGGATCGGTCGCCGAGCGCGTGGTCCGGACGTGTCCGGTGCCGGTGCTCACGGTCCGACAGCTCGCCACCGACGAGAGCGACGAGGAGCTGATCGGGACGCCCGAGCAGGCGGGCTGA
- a CDS encoding GNAT family N-acetyltransferase, with protein MTRDRLFPDVVAGPFEGPPLTFEDREGRDIEIRAYDGSDAEYEALASMYVAFDPADRAQGIPPSQERRIREWLDNILSGDCLNVIAWDGDDAAGHATLVPDQDAYELAIFVLQKYQEAGIGTRLMKTLLGYGAEQGVEKVWLTVERWNSPAVGLYKKIGFEVSDSESFELEMAIRLADGRDEGG; from the coding sequence ATGACCCGAGACCGTCTGTTCCCCGACGTGGTGGCCGGGCCGTTCGAGGGACCGCCCCTGACCTTCGAGGACCGCGAGGGCCGCGACATCGAGATCCGCGCGTACGACGGAAGCGACGCGGAGTACGAGGCGCTCGCGTCGATGTACGTGGCGTTCGACCCGGCGGACCGCGCCCAGGGCATCCCGCCGAGCCAGGAGCGACGCATCCGCGAGTGGCTCGACAACATCCTGAGCGGCGACTGCCTCAACGTCATCGCGTGGGACGGCGACGACGCCGCGGGCCACGCGACGCTCGTGCCCGACCAGGACGCCTACGAGCTCGCGATCTTCGTCCTCCAGAAGTACCAGGAGGCGGGGATCGGCACGCGCCTGATGAAGACCCTGCTGGGCTACGGGGCCGAACAGGGCGTCGAGAAGGTGTGGCTCACCGTCGAGCGGTGGAACAGCCCCGCGGTCGGCCTCTACAAGAAGATCGGCTTCGAGGTCAGCGACTCCGAGAGCTTCGAGCTGGAGATGGCGATCCGACTGGCCGACGGGCGCGACGAGGGGGGATGA
- a CDS encoding MBL fold metallo-hydrolase: MEIHTVTESAEEFTCNAYLLAGESSALVDAGTMPGVEDVVADHVDDLDAVVLTHQHRDHVGELDAVLDRFDADLYAYGDHPRRTAALEDGQTIELAGEAYEVVHTPGHADDHVSLVGETRVFSGDVVVYNDGAFDDGSFGRTDMPGQSREELIESLRRLLDRLPETVEALYAGHGDVYRADPVGEADSVRDVIERALDRAERREPKYPDE, from the coding sequence ATGGAGATCCACACCGTCACCGAGAGCGCCGAGGAGTTCACCTGCAACGCGTACCTGCTCGCCGGCGAGTCGTCCGCGCTGGTCGATGCGGGCACGATGCCGGGCGTCGAGGACGTCGTCGCCGACCACGTCGACGACCTCGACGCGGTGGTCCTGACACACCAGCACCGCGATCACGTGGGCGAACTGGACGCCGTTCTCGATCGGTTCGACGCCGACCTCTACGCCTACGGCGACCACCCGCGCCGAACCGCGGCGCTGGAAGACGGACAGACGATCGAGCTTGCGGGCGAGGCCTACGAGGTCGTCCACACGCCCGGCCACGCCGACGACCACGTGTCGCTCGTCGGCGAGACGCGCGTCTTCAGCGGCGACGTCGTCGTCTACAACGACGGCGCCTTCGACGACGGGAGCTTCGGCCGGACGGATATGCCCGGCCAGTCCCGCGAGGAGCTCATCGAGAGCCTCCGGCGGCTGCTGGACCGGCTGCCGGAGACGGTGGAGGCGCTGTACGCGGGCCACGGCGACGTCTACCGCGCGGACCCGGTGGGCGAAGCAGACTCCGTCCGCGACGTGATCGAGCGCGCGCTCGACCGCGCCGAGCGCCGGGAGCCGAAGTACCCCGACGAGTAG
- a CDS encoding sodium:solute symporter family protein, with translation MSVIVYGLAAIIVLMMVIGLYVARKVKGDSINYIVAGRGLILPLAAATLMAQSLDSNATLGNTDLVAAAGFWAGAALPVGLALCLTLTGLFFAKPMNRMNLTTLPDFFRRKYGRSSEIVASLIMSVAYAFLLAGNLVAGGYLFQIFVGTSFELGVFIIAGLVLAYTVAGGLFAVAYTDVLQALVAFVGSMALIVFVATQYGITIPSGMGPTNLGQLTDPSQGAYINLATIVALGLGDIVAIDFMERVFAADSPETAQKACFVGAAGTLIIGIPFSMVALSANSILAALGVQSGSQAVLYTLLQNAVPPWLAALVLAGIVAASFSTSDGAILGTSAVIARNVGDIRVNEQPSNAVAADGGTEEGFFGTESDKLLTVTRLMSVPITLLGIFFAIQVSATGMLLVLAFDIMLAGAFVPLLFGLYWSEMANTPAALASMLAGSATRLLLFVLVPTTYAYENTLLYIPNDIFTSAFDGLPTFIAAGVSLVVFVAVAYATRNTHDARTLSIHEQGQGQYADD, from the coding sequence GTGAGCGTCATCGTCTACGGGCTGGCGGCGATCATCGTCCTGATGATGGTCATCGGGCTCTACGTCGCCCGGAAGGTCAAGGGCGACAGCATCAACTACATCGTCGCCGGTCGGGGGCTCATCCTTCCGTTGGCCGCCGCGACGCTTATGGCGCAATCGCTGGACTCGAACGCCACACTCGGGAACACGGACCTCGTCGCGGCCGCCGGCTTCTGGGCCGGCGCGGCGCTGCCGGTCGGCCTGGCGCTGTGTCTCACCCTCACCGGGCTCTTCTTCGCCAAGCCGATGAACCGGATGAACCTCACGACGCTCCCGGACTTCTTCCGCCGGAAGTACGGCCGGTCGTCCGAGATCGTCGCCAGCCTGATTATGTCCGTCGCGTACGCGTTCCTCCTCGCGGGGAACCTCGTCGCCGGCGGCTATCTCTTCCAGATCTTCGTCGGCACGAGCTTCGAGCTCGGCGTGTTCATCATCGCGGGGCTCGTGCTCGCGTACACCGTCGCCGGCGGGCTGTTCGCCGTGGCCTACACCGACGTGTTGCAGGCGCTCGTCGCCTTCGTCGGGTCGATGGCGCTCATCGTCTTCGTCGCGACCCAGTACGGCATCACCATCCCGAGCGGGATGGGGCCCACGAACCTCGGGCAGCTCACCGACCCGAGCCAGGGCGCCTACATCAACCTCGCGACCATCGTCGCGCTCGGCCTGGGCGACATCGTCGCCATCGACTTCATGGAGCGGGTGTTCGCGGCCGACAGCCCCGAGACCGCACAGAAGGCCTGCTTCGTCGGGGCCGCGGGCACGCTGATCATCGGCATCCCGTTCTCGATGGTGGCGCTATCGGCGAACTCCATCCTGGCGGCGCTGGGCGTCCAGTCCGGTAGCCAAGCGGTGCTGTACACGCTGCTGCAGAACGCGGTCCCGCCGTGGCTGGCGGCGCTCGTCCTCGCGGGCATCGTCGCCGCCTCCTTCTCGACGAGCGACGGGGCCATCCTCGGCACCTCGGCGGTCATCGCCCGGAACGTCGGCGACATCCGCGTGAACGAGCAACCGAGCAACGCGGTCGCGGCCGACGGCGGCACCGAGGAGGGCTTCTTCGGCACCGAGAGCGACAAACTGCTCACGGTCACCCGCCTGATGTCCGTCCCGATCACGCTGCTCGGCATCTTCTTCGCCATCCAGGTATCGGCCACCGGGATGCTGCTGGTGCTCGCGTTCGACATTATGCTGGCGGGCGCGTTCGTCCCGCTTCTGTTCGGCCTCTACTGGTCGGAGATGGCGAACACGCCCGCCGCGCTCGCCTCGATGCTCGCGGGGTCGGCGACGCGCCTGCTGCTGTTCGTGCTCGTGCCGACGACCTACGCCTACGAGAACACGCTCCTGTACATCCCCAACGACATCTTCACCTCGGCCTTCGACGGCCTGCCGACGTTCATCGCCGCGGGCGTGAGCCTCGTCGTCTTCGTCGCCGTCGCCTACGCGACGCGCAACACCCACGACGCGCGCACGCTCTCGATCCACGAGCAGGGGCAGGGCCAGTACGCCGACGACTGA